In a genomic window of Longimicrobiales bacterium:
- a CDS encoding DUF423 domain-containing protein produces the protein MKGFVVAGALLAAAAVAAGAFGAHALADRLSADRLATWETAARYHLIHAVALVLLGALSARWPAPLLSVSAWLFTFGIAVFGGTVYALALGGPRWLGAITPLGGLALISGWVVLAVAVARS, from the coding sequence GTGAAAGGATTTGTCGTTGCGGGTGCGCTGCTCGCGGCGGCCGCGGTAGCGGCTGGCGCGTTCGGCGCGCACGCACTGGCGGACCGCCTCTCCGCGGACCGGCTCGCGACGTGGGAGACTGCCGCGCGCTATCACCTCATCCACGCCGTTGCGCTGGTGCTGCTCGGCGCGTTGTCCGCGCGCTGGCCTGCGCCGCTGCTTTCAGTGTCTGCCTGGCTGTTCACGTTCGGGATCGCGGTGTTCGGCGGCACTGTATACGCCCTCGCACTCGGCGGTCCGCGCTGGCTCGGCGCCATCACGCCGCTCGGCGGGCTGGCACTGATCTCGGGATGGGTGGTGCTCGCGGTGGCCGTCGCGCGCAGCTGA